One segment of bacterium DNA contains the following:
- a CDS encoding DUF3098 domain-containing protein, which translates to MKSDMPFGRTNYLLFLAGCALLAVGFICAAQGPHDGFVSLTLSPLLLMLAYLVVLPASILVRSKGD; encoded by the coding sequence ATGAAGAGCGACATGCCCTTCGGCAGGACCAATTACCTGCTGTTCCTGGCGGGCTGCGCACTGCTGGCCGTTGGCTTCATCTGTGCCGCCCAGGGTCCCCATGACGGGTTCGTCTCTTTGACCCTGTCGCCCCTGCTGCTGATGCTGGCCTACCTGGTCGTGCTGCCGGCATCCATTCTTGTCCGGAGCAAGGGCGATTAG